A window of the Anthonomus grandis grandis chromosome 9, icAntGran1.3, whole genome shotgun sequence genome harbors these coding sequences:
- the LOC126740422 gene encoding glucose dehydrogenase [FAD, quinone]-like, with product MCEVLTIMLTYEMFNKFNNRILLLTLLSSTIVTVQPQGILSFYNSLAKNSNQYFSLLRNRQEESLNLDLEYDFIIVGSGSAGSVLANRLSEIAEWKILLLEAGQKAAAFNQIPISAPVYQVVGDYNWNYTMEKQEGFCLAMEDQRCAWPRGKALGGTTVLNYMIYTRGHPEDYDRWGEDNPGWSYHEVLPYFLKSENCNMDEEKCDSYFHSTGGLLNVEEPYSSELADYFISAGKNMGYKEVDYNTYDILGFSKMQATQKFGRRHTVASAFIKPITDRENLKILEKAKVTKILIDPNEKTAYGVEFTKKGKLYTIKARKEVILCAGVLNSPQLLMLSGVGPEQHLKEIGISPIIQDLPVGQKLYDHIAFAGMIFLINKRIEPLSKFYEPRSALSWLMRGKGFWTSLGGIEALGYISIKNETRPDIELLLNGIGSLQFDRGVFSRPELRITREFYREYFKPLESQGVFSIMPMILHPKSYGYLKLRSKSPDDPPVCYGNYLTDPYQEDLKLFLSSIRFMQKLVESDEFRQLDTALYSTPVPGCENFIFDTDEYWECAIRHLGLTLHHQISTCKMGSGPDSVVDNRLRVHGVGNLRIADTSVIPLTLCAHTSAPTIMVGEKASDIIKEDHGVSVGK from the exons ATGTGTGAAGTATTAACAATAATGTTGACCTATGAAATGTTTAATAAG TTCAATAATAGAATATTGCTTTTAACATTATTATCATCAACAATAGTCACTGTTCAGCCACAAGGTATCCTATCATTTTATAACTCCCTGGCTAAAAATAGTAACCAGTACTTTAGTCTGCTGAGGAACAGACAAGAAGAATCACTAAATTTAG ATTTAGAATATGACTTCATCATAGTCGGATCAGGCTCAGCCGGTTCAGTTCTAGCAAATAGACTCTCAGAAATAGCGGAAtggaaaatattacttttggaaGCTGGGCAAAAAGCCGCTGCTTTTAATCAAATACCAATTTCAGCACCGGTGTATCAG GTTGTAGGCGACTATAACTGGAACTATACGATGGAGAAACAGGAAGGTTTCTGTCTAGCCATGGAAGATCAGCGATGTGCATGGCCCAGAGGTAAAGCTCTAGGAGGCACCACTGTGTTGAATTATATGATTTATACTAGAGGACATCCTGAGGATTACGATCGATGGGGAGAAG ATAATCCTGGTTGGTCGTACCATGAAGTTCTACCGTACTTTCTCAAATCTGAAAATTGCAACATGGATGAGGAAAAATGTGATAGCTATTTTCATAGCACTGGCGGATTGTTAAATGTAGAAGAACCATATTCTAGTGAATTGGCTGACTATTTCATATCAGCTG GAAAAAATATGGGATATAAGGAGGTGGACTATAATACCTATGATATACTGGGATTTTCTAAAATGCAAGCGACACAAAAATTCGGAAGAAGACATACTGTTGCTTCAGCTTTCATAAAACCAATAACTGATAgggaaaacttgaaaattttagaaaaagctAAGGTTACTAAG ATTCTAATCGATCCAAATGAAAAAACAGCTTATGGAGTCGAGTTTACTAAAAAAGGCAAATTGTATACAATAAAGGCAAGAAAAGAAGTTATTCTTTGTGCAGGAGTTTTAAACTCGCCTCAACTTTTAATGCTAAGTGGTGTAGGACCAGAACAACACCTTAAAGAAATTG GTATATCTCCTATTATACAAGATCTTCCAGTAGGGCAGAAGCTCTACGACCATATAGCTTTCGCCGGAATGATCTTTCTAATCAACAAGAGAATCGAACCTTTATCCAAATTTTACGAACCCAGATCTGCTTTGAGCTGGTTGATGAGAGGAAAAGGATTTTGGACATCATTAGGAG GAATAGAAGCCTTGGGctatataagtataaaaaacgAAACACGCCCGGACATAGAACTCCTCCTAAATGGCATCGGTTCACTTCAATTTGACAGGGGCGTATTCTCACGTCCCGAACTGCGAATAACCCGGGAATTCTATAGGGAATACTTCAAACCGTTGGAGTCCCAAGGAGTGTTTTCCATCATGCCGATGATTCTGCATCCAAAATCTTACGGATATTTAAAATTACGTTCTAAGAGCCCTGATGATCCGCCTGTGTGCTACGGAAACTACCTGACAGACCCGTATCAAGAagatttaaaactgtttttaagcAGTATCAGGTTTATGCAGAAACTAGTTGAATCAGATGAGTTTCGGCAGTTAGATACGGCATTGTACAGTACACCAGTACCGGGatgtgaaaattttattttcgacaCCGATGAATATTGGGAGTGCGCTATAAGACACTTGGGACTTACCTTGCATCATCAGATTTCTACTTGTAAAATGGGTTCAGGCCCGGATTCAGTGGTTGATAACAGATTAAGAGTTCATGGGGTGGGAAATTTGAGAATAGCAGATACTAGTGTAATCCCGTTGACTCTATGCGCGCACACCAGTGCTCCAACAATTATGGTGGGAGAAAAGGCAAGTGATATTATTAAAGAGGACCATGGAGTTAGTGTCGGAAAATGA
- the LOC126740424 gene encoding glucose dehydrogenase [FAD, quinone]-like, whose amino-acid sequence MIVKLFCFLLMVQNLSVYGSVFELLDNYIENFDKRLDHLKSYLSNSRANLDDKQSHFITEDTENIKEYGEFDFIIIGGGTSGSVIANRLSELPEWKILLLEAGDMETDETKVPSMHGCLSSPGSPFTWGFYSTPQNYSCLDMKDQKCFIPTAKMLGGTTSINNMIYTRGNARDYDLWADNGLKGWCSFSLSPYFKKMEDAHLETMMDQNYHRYGGPVYLESSRAYSNLASLFLAATKETGFKEIDLNGKNSLGFGAPQLTTKKGQRFSAASAYLSSADNRNNLHISTQSQVTKILISEHTKEARGIQFVKNGSFYKATASKEIILSAGTINSATLLLLSGIGPQEQLKKLDIDTYQDLKVGQGLVHHVLFPGMSYSFNGTGYAETPFYYSKEIDYLRNGRGPLTSNGVDLIGFIKTEYSAGRHQYPDVELLITSEAVEEKYKQVKEDNASVSSSDQLRKVTISLILLHPKSRGTITLHSKSPYDHPLIDLNDFHEEADIETLLSAIRSTEKILEATCLQSLNLQHLHKDLESCKDYDSNSDDYWRCAIKYLSTSIGDLSGSAPMGLDKNGDFGQSVVDLKLRLHGVEKLRVADDSVIPVSISGNTAAVKFVIGEKCADMIKDEWIK is encoded by the exons atgattgtaaaattattttgttttttgctaatGGTACAAAATTTATCTGTTTATGGTTCTGTATTTGAACTTTTGGATAACtacattgaaaattttgataaacgaTTGGATCATCTGAAGTCTTATTTAAGTAACTCTAGGGCGAATCTAGATGACAAACAAAGTCATTTTATCACCGAAGATACAGAAAATATTAAAG AATATGGAGAATTCGACTTTATAATAATAGGTGGAGGTACTTCAGGATCAGTAATAGCAAACCGGCTATCGGAATTACCAGAATGGAAAATACTGCTTTTAGAAGCAGGAGATATGGAAACAGATGAAACAAAAGTACCATCGATGCATGGTTGTTTGAGTAGCCCTGGAAGTCCATTTACTTGGGGTTTTTATAGCACCCCGCAAAATTATTCATGCTTGG ATATGAAAGATCAAAAATGTTTCATTCCAACGGCGAAGATGTTAGGTGGAACCACATCCATAAACAACATGATATACACAAGGGGAAATGCAAGAGATTATGACTTATGGGCAGATAATGGTCTTAAAG gttgGTGTTCATTTTCCTTGTCACCATATTTCAAGAAAATGGAAGATGCTCACCTAGAAACCATGATGGATCAAAACTACCATCGATATGGAGGGCCAGTATATTTAGAAAGCTCTCGAGCCTACTCAAACCTAGCCAGTTTATTTTTAGCCGCAACTAAAGAGActggttttaaagaaattgatttGAATGGAAAAAATTCACTTGGATTTG GTGCGCCTCAGCTAACAACTAAAAAAGGTCAAAGATTTAGTGCAGCTAGTGCCTACCTATCATCCGCAGATAACAGAAACAACTTACATATCTCTACTCAATCGCAGGTAACTAAAATCCTTATCAGCGAACACACCAAAGAAGCTCGTGGTATTCAATTTGTGAAGAATGGATCGTTCTATAAAGCTACAGCCAGCAAGGAGATAATCCTTTCAGCAGGAACTATTAATAGTGCAACACTCTTACTCCTAAGTGGAATTGGACCTcaagaacaattaaaaaaacttgatatTGACACTTATCAAGACCTTAAAGTGGGTCAAGGTTTAGTTCATCATGTGTTGTTTCCTGGCATGTCATATAGTTTCAATGGGACTGGTTATGCGGAAACTCCTTTTTATTACAGCAAGGAAATTGATTATTTAAGAAATGGTAGAGGACCATTAACATCAAACGGAGTTGACTTAATAGGTTTTATTAAAACAGAATATTCCGCAGGCAGGCATCAATATCCAGATGTTGAACTACTAATTACCAGCGAGGCAGTTGAGGAAAAATACAAGCAGGTAAAAGAGGATAATGCTTCAGTTTCTTCTTCAGATCAGTTAAGAAAAGTGACAATAAGCTTGATTTTGCTGCATCCGAAATCTAGAGGAACAATAACACTGCATTCCAAAAGCCCTTATGATCACCCTTTAATAGATCTAAACGATTTTCACGAGGAAGCTGACATAGAAACCCTGCTATCAGCAATTCGATCGACCGAGAAAATTCTCGAAGCGACCTGTCTCCAATCTTTAAATCTGCAACATCTTCATAAAGACCTCGAAAGCTGTAAAGATTATGACTCGAATTCCGATGACTACTGGAGATGTGCAATCAAATATTTAAGCACAAGTATCGGCGACCTGAGTGGTTCAGCTCCAATGGGATTGGATAAAAATGGAGATTTTGGTCAATCGGTTGTTGACTTAAAACTAAGGCTACATGGGGTTGAGAAATTAAGGGTTGCAGATGATAGTGTTATACCGGTTAGTATATCGGGTAACACCGCTGCTGTAAAATTTGTGATAGGAGAAAAATGTGCTGATATGATTAAAGATGAATggataaagtaa